One Spea bombifrons isolate aSpeBom1 chromosome 1, aSpeBom1.2.pri, whole genome shotgun sequence DNA window includes the following coding sequences:
- the LOC128467670 gene encoding olfactory receptor 1019-like, with product MAYDRYLAICQPLHYSLIMSKYHCICLVAISYITGFLHSIIHTAATFSSPMCQTDIYHFFCDIQPLLKLSCKETLTNEILLYTFTGFLTFVCLLVIVLSYICILNTILKMYSSGGRCRTFSTCSSHLVSVSLFYGSVLFMYMRPNSSYHDHDISASVFYSLIIPMLNPFIYSLRNREVKMVFMKKIAVKMYCNAI from the coding sequence ATGGCATATGATAGATACTTGGCCATCTGCCAGCCACTGCATTATTCACTAATTATGTCAAAGTACCACTGTATATGTCTTGTGGCAATTTCATATATTACTGGATTCCTTCACTCAATAATTCACACTGCTGCCACATTTAGCTCTCCTATGTGTCAAACagacatttatcattttttctgTGATATCCAGCCACTGTTGAAACTTTCCTGTAAGGAAACACTTACTAATGAAATACTCCTATACACATTCACAGGGTTCCTTACCTTTGTTTGCCTTTTGGTCATTGTTTTATCTTACATCTGCATCCTAAACaccattttgaaaatgtattcttcAGGAGGAAGATGCAGAACATTCTCAACTTGTTCCTCTCACCTTGTATCTGTCTCATTATTCTATGGTAGTGTTCTCTTCATGTATATGAGACCCAACTCTAGCTACCATGATCATGATATATCAGCATCTGTATTTTATTCACTTATTATACCAATGCTAAATCCGTTTATTTACAGTTTAAGAAATAGggaagttaaaatggtattCATGAAAAAGAttgcagtaaaaatgtattgtaatgcCATATGA
- the LOC128467755 gene encoding olfactory receptor 1020-like — protein sequence MNRINWTLEEDFTLAGLSSNHRIQHFLFVIFLFLYLMSICGNLTITTTIWMERKLHTPMYFFLGNLSFLDICYSSVTVPKMLLTLVGGSSEISYKGCMAQLYFYISCCSTECLLLSIMGFDRYVAICHPMHYTTIMNKRTCLQMASGLWLIGFATSIIHTVFTARLPYCNSRMMSHFFCDIPPMLKLACSDTFLNKVLILTAGGFLGLSSFVLTLISYIKIISAILKMHTKVGRSRAFSTCASHLVVVLIFFGSISFMYMRPTSNYSLEQDQLVSLLYAVVTPALNPIIYTLRNKEVKNALKKTFNKHDQGPHVIGDNINPEEDY from the exons ATGAACCGGATAAACTGGACTTTGGAGGAAGATTTCACTCTGGCTGGATTGTCAAGTAACCATAGAATACAGCACTTCTTGTTTGTCATATTCTTATTCTTATATCTTATGTCAATCTGTGGAAACCTCACTATTACTACCACAATATGGATGGAACGTAAGCTCCATACGCCTATGTACTTTTTCCTTGGAAATCTCTCATTCCTGGACATCTGCTACTCATCAGTGACTGTGCCTAAGATGCTTCTAACCTTAGTGGGTGGGAGCAGTGAAATCTCATATAAAGGATGCATGGCTCAACTATATTTCTACATTTCTTGCTGTAGCACAGAGTGCTTGCTCCTTTCTATCATGGGCTTTGATCGATATGTTGCCATATGCCACCCTATGCACTATACTACAATCATGAACAAGAGAACATGCCTCCAAATGGCATCAGGCCTTTGGTTAATTGGGTTTGCCACTTCAATTATACACACTGTTTTCACTGCTCGGTTGCCCTACTGTAACTCCCGAATGATGTCCCATTTCTTTTGTGACATCCCACCTATGCTGAAGCTTGCATGTTCTGATACTTTTCTCAACAAAGTACTTATCCTCACAGCTGGTGGATTTCTAGGGCTCAGCTCTTTTGTCTTAACTTTGATCTCATACATCAAAATTATCTCTGCTATCCTTaaaatgcatactaaagtaGGCAGAAGTAGGGCATTTTCAACATGTGCTTCTCATCTTGTTGTGGTCCTCATATTCTTTGGAAGTATCAGTTTCATGTACATGAGGCCAACTTCAAATTATTCACTCGAACAAGACCAACTAGTATCTCTCCTATATGCAGTTGTGACCCCTGCCTTAAATCCTATCATTTACACATTAAGGAATAAGGAGGTTAAAAATGCcttaaagaaaacattcaataaa CATGATCAAGGGCCCCATGTAATTGGAGATAACATAAATCCAGAGGAGGATTATTAA
- the SLC39A2 gene encoding zinc transporter ZIP2 → MDPLLAVKVGCLVALLFITLICGLAPAFASWFLKSSVKDNYKLVVCLISSFAAGIFLGACLLHVVADSLSDIAAELSYINYPMGELILSLGFFLVLLIERIVLQFCHNQQNASQDGLPLPETPTLPEPDYEEKQETPAEIDASVAEPHNHIHPNVYIHASFRSLILFCSLSIHSVFEGLTIGLQSNYSSALQIAIAVLIHKGIIVFSLSLKLLQSMTRRAWLVVYIVLFSFMSPVGIMIGIIVTLNKSSIVTLVQAILEGIASGTFVYVTFLEILPQELNTSEKPLLKVLFIVIGFTIMAVIAIWA, encoded by the exons ATGGATCCTCTGCTGGCTGTGAAAGTCGGATGCCTGGTGGCTCTATTATTTATCACATTGATCTGCGGCTTGGCACCTGCATTTGCCAGCTGGTTTCTGAAGAGCAGTGTTAAAG ATAACTACAAGCTCGTTGTATGCCTTATCAGTTCTTTTGCAGCTGGCATATTCCTCGGTGCCTGCTTACTTCATGTTGTTGCAGATTCGTTGTCAGATATAGCTGCTGAGCTGTCCTAT ATTAACTATCCTATGGGAGAACTGATCTTGTCTCTGGGCTTCTTCCTGGTCCTTCTTATTGAAAGAATTGTTCTGCAATTCTGTCATAACCAGCAGAATGCCTCTCAAGATGGGTTACCATTACCAGAAACCCCGACTCTCCCAGAACCTGACTACGAAGAGAAGCAGGAAACTCCAGCAGAGATAGATGCGTCAGTTGCAGAGCCACACAATCATATTCATCCTAATGTCTACATTCATGCCTCATTCCGCTCCCTTATTCTTTTCTGTTCCCTCTCCATTCACTCAGTCTTTGAAGGTCTGACCATTGGGCTACAGTCCAACTACTCTAGTGCTCTACAGATTGCCATTGCAGTTCTTATCCATAAGGGAATCATTGTCTTCAGCTTGTCCCTCAAGCTACTGCAGAGCATGACCCGACGAGCTTGGCTAGTAGTCTACATAGTGTTGTTCTCTTTTATGTCACCCGTTGGCATTATGATTGGCATTATTGTTACATTAAACAAGTCCTCAATTGTAACTCTGGTGCAAGCTATACTTGAGGGCATTGCCTCTGGAACATTTGTATATGTCACATTCTTGGAAATTCTCCCTCAAGAGCTTAATACCTCAGAAAAACCACTTCTTAAGgttctttttattgttatcgGCTTCACTATTATGGCAGTCATAGCCATCTGGGCCTGA